From Xenopus laevis strain J_2021 chromosome 7L, Xenopus_laevis_v10.1, whole genome shotgun sequence, one genomic window encodes:
- the LOC108696831 gene encoding B-cell receptor CD22 isoform X2, protein MVKSSSVMERNNPSETFWAMVIHFLQICFLLLLKESHGQQEVFSFPEKLMALKGSCVEIPCILSYPGHHVMWYVYDEDKHHVIVSSDNTTSILSHYKHRTLLVQPTQLDCTLRIDNVNAEDGKHYYPGVDNVTAYEINRRMVKIDVKDSIWPSLQKPNDIAEGTIAVATCKAIHTCASRPPKFKWNKEFDLIERKTTTQSPMNPELTETSIINMNPKDSDDRTEIKCTVNYPNGQSSLVSSPIRVNYPPKNTTVSILGDPDIQEGDEVTLSCNCRANPEIQTYLWFKGMESAGEGQNITLKNVKWTIEPYSCTARNIQGEGKSAGVVIPVKYAAKGVQIIKYENIDGSIELQCKVFSSNPKITHFTWLRDNIPLITQKNPTLLLNNSEINSGEYNCVAHNLIGNASSDTKVSVAMKAETPNYTDSASEQTSSMYGLIALLPILLILFFILRNHSSLNLYTSILKRETDLKNPLTSRILHLPTIPTLHSPRERVSYTVTSRVLSLLTMPTVHFIYKTMSHMMKSRLESLHKMTPNDSSTCQSWKSMKNKTK, encoded by the exons ATGGTCAAAAGCTCCAGTGTTATG gaGAGAAATAATCCGTCTGAAACATTTTGGGCAATGGTGATTCATTTTCTTCAGATCTGCTTCCTCCTTCTTTTAAAAG aaTCACATGGGCAGCAAGAGGTCTTCTCCTTTCCAGAAAAACTGATGGCACTGAAGGGCTCATGTGTGGAGATCCCATGTATTCTCAGTTATCCAGGACACCATGTGATGTGGTATGTTTATGATGAAGACAAGCATCATGTGATTGTTAGCAGCGACAACACCACATCAATTTTATCTCATTACAAACACCGGACATTACTTGTCCAGCCTACACAACTCGACTGCACTCTGCGCATAGACAATGTGAATGCAGAAGATGGAAAACATTATTATCCAGGAGTCGATAATGTTACGGCTTATGAGATCAACCGGAGGATGGTTAAAATAGATGTCAAAG ATTCCATTTGGCCTTCTCTTCAAAAACCAAACGATATTGCTGAAGGAACAATTGCAGTCGCTACATGCAAAGCAATACATACATGTGCCTCTAGACCTCCAAAATTCAAGTGGAACAAGGAATTTGATTTAATCGAGAGGAAAACCACCACACAAAGTCCCATGAATCCAGAGCTGACAGAAACTTCAATAATAAACATGAATCCTAAAGATTCGGACGACAGAACGGAAATTAAGTGTACAGTTAATTACCCCAATGGACAATCAAGCCTGGTATCCAGTCCAATCAGAGTCAATT ATCCACCCAAAAACACAACGGTTTCTATTCTCGGAGATCCTGATATACAAGAGGGAGATGAGGTTACGTTATCATGTAATTGCAGGGCCAACCCAGAAATACAGACCTACCTATGGTTCAAGGGAATGGAGTCAGCAGGTGAAGGGCAGAATATTACCCTGAAGAACGTGAAATGGACAATTGAACCCTATTCCTGCACTGCACGGAATATTCAAGGAGAGGGAAAATCCGCTGGTGTTGTCATTCCAGTAAAAT atgctGCAAAGGGAGTGCAGattattaaatatgaaaacataGATGGGAGTATTGAACTACAGTGCAAAGTTTTCAGCAGCAATCCAAAAATTACGCACTTCACATGGCTGAGGGATAATATTCCTTTAATAACCCAGAAAAACCCAACTCTGTTGCTGAATAACTCAGAGATAAACTCTGGGGAATACAACTGTGTTGCCCACAATCTGATTGGAAATGCTTCCTCTGATACCAAGGTTTCTGTTGCAATGAAAG cAGAGACTCCAAATTACACAGACAGTGCCTCGGAGCAAACATCATCTATGTATGGACTCATTGCTCTCCTCCCTATTCTGCtgattttgttctttattttgaG gaatcacAGTTCTCTGAACCTATATACCTCGATATTAAAGAGAGAGACCGATTTAAAGAATCCTCTGACGTCAAG GATTCTACATCTGCCGACAATCCCTACACTGCACTCACCAAGAGAGAGAGTCTCATATACGGTGACATCAAG GGTTCTCAGTCTACTGACCATGCCTACAGTGCACTTCATTTACAAGACGATGAGCCATATGATGAAATCAAG ACTGGAATCACTGCACAAAATGACCCCGAATGATAGCAGCACCTGCCAATCTTGGAAAtctatgaaaaacaaaacaaaataa
- the LOC108696831 gene encoding B-cell receptor CD22 isoform X3, whose product MVKSSSVMERNNPSETFWAMVIHFLQICFLLLLKESHGQQEVFSFPEKLMALKGSCVEIPCILSYPGHHVMWYVYDEDKHHVIVSSDNTTSILSHYKHRTLLVQPTQLDCTLRIDNVNAEDGKHYYPGVDNVTAYEINRRMVKIDVKDSIWPSLQKPNDIAEGTIAVATCKAIHTCASRPPKFKWNKEFDLIERKTTTQSPMNPELTETSIINMNPKDSDDRTEIKCTVNYPNGQSSLVSSPIRVNYPPKNTTVSILGDPDIQEGDEVTLSCNCRANPEIQTYLWFKGMESAGEGQNITLKNVKWTIEPYSCTARNIQGEGKSAGVVIPVKYAAKGVQIIKYENIDGSIELQCKVFSSNPKITHFTWLRDNIPLITQKNPTLLLNNSEINSGEYNCVAHNLIGNASSDTKVSVAMKETPNYTDSASEQTSSMYGLIALLPILLILFFILRRLKIKWCPLNQGSNNAESQFSEPIYLDIKERDRFKESSDVKDSTSADNPYTALTKRESLIYGDIKGSQSTDHAYSALHLQDDEPYDEIKTGITAQNDPE is encoded by the exons ATGGTCAAAAGCTCCAGTGTTATG gaGAGAAATAATCCGTCTGAAACATTTTGGGCAATGGTGATTCATTTTCTTCAGATCTGCTTCCTCCTTCTTTTAAAAG aaTCACATGGGCAGCAAGAGGTCTTCTCCTTTCCAGAAAAACTGATGGCACTGAAGGGCTCATGTGTGGAGATCCCATGTATTCTCAGTTATCCAGGACACCATGTGATGTGGTATGTTTATGATGAAGACAAGCATCATGTGATTGTTAGCAGCGACAACACCACATCAATTTTATCTCATTACAAACACCGGACATTACTTGTCCAGCCTACACAACTCGACTGCACTCTGCGCATAGACAATGTGAATGCAGAAGATGGAAAACATTATTATCCAGGAGTCGATAATGTTACGGCTTATGAGATCAACCGGAGGATGGTTAAAATAGATGTCAAAG ATTCCATTTGGCCTTCTCTTCAAAAACCAAACGATATTGCTGAAGGAACAATTGCAGTCGCTACATGCAAAGCAATACATACATGTGCCTCTAGACCTCCAAAATTCAAGTGGAACAAGGAATTTGATTTAATCGAGAGGAAAACCACCACACAAAGTCCCATGAATCCAGAGCTGACAGAAACTTCAATAATAAACATGAATCCTAAAGATTCGGACGACAGAACGGAAATTAAGTGTACAGTTAATTACCCCAATGGACAATCAAGCCTGGTATCCAGTCCAATCAGAGTCAATT ATCCACCCAAAAACACAACGGTTTCTATTCTCGGAGATCCTGATATACAAGAGGGAGATGAGGTTACGTTATCATGTAATTGCAGGGCCAACCCAGAAATACAGACCTACCTATGGTTCAAGGGAATGGAGTCAGCAGGTGAAGGGCAGAATATTACCCTGAAGAACGTGAAATGGACAATTGAACCCTATTCCTGCACTGCACGGAATATTCAAGGAGAGGGAAAATCCGCTGGTGTTGTCATTCCAGTAAAAT atgctGCAAAGGGAGTGCAGattattaaatatgaaaacataGATGGGAGTATTGAACTACAGTGCAAAGTTTTCAGCAGCAATCCAAAAATTACGCACTTCACATGGCTGAGGGATAATATTCCTTTAATAACCCAGAAAAACCCAACTCTGTTGCTGAATAACTCAGAGATAAACTCTGGGGAATACAACTGTGTTGCCCACAATCTGATTGGAAATGCTTCCTCTGATACCAAGGTTTCTGTTGCAATGAAAG AGACTCCAAATTACACAGACAGTGCCTCGGAGCAAACATCATCTATGTATGGACTCATTGCTCTCCTCCCTATTCTGCtgattttgttctttattttgaG AAGACTTAAAATCAAATGGTGTCCATTAAACCAAGGAAGCAACAATGCG gaatcacAGTTCTCTGAACCTATATACCTCGATATTAAAGAGAGAGACCGATTTAAAGAATCCTCTGACGTCAAG GATTCTACATCTGCCGACAATCCCTACACTGCACTCACCAAGAGAGAGAGTCTCATATACGGTGACATCAAG GGTTCTCAGTCTACTGACCATGCCTACAGTGCACTTCATTTACAAGACGATGAGCCATATGATGAAATCAAG ACTGGAATCACTGCACAAAATGACCCCGAATGA
- the LOC108696831 gene encoding B-cell receptor CD22 isoform X1 yields the protein MVKSSSVMERNNPSETFWAMVIHFLQICFLLLLKESHGQQEVFSFPEKLMALKGSCVEIPCILSYPGHHVMWYVYDEDKHHVIVSSDNTTSILSHYKHRTLLVQPTQLDCTLRIDNVNAEDGKHYYPGVDNVTAYEINRRMVKIDVKDSIWPSLQKPNDIAEGTIAVATCKAIHTCASRPPKFKWNKEFDLIERKTTTQSPMNPELTETSIINMNPKDSDDRTEIKCTVNYPNGQSSLVSSPIRVNYPPKNTTVSILGDPDIQEGDEVTLSCNCRANPEIQTYLWFKGMESAGEGQNITLKNVKWTIEPYSCTARNIQGEGKSAGVVIPVKYAAKGVQIIKYENIDGSIELQCKVFSSNPKITHFTWLRDNIPLITQKNPTLLLNNSEINSGEYNCVAHNLIGNASSDTKVSVAMKAETPNYTDSASEQTSSMYGLIALLPILLILFFILRRLKIKWCPLNQGSNNAESQFSEPIYLDIKERDRFKESSDVKDSTSADNPYTALTKRESLIYGDIKGSQSTDHAYSALHLQDDEPYDEIKTGITAQNDPE from the exons ATGGTCAAAAGCTCCAGTGTTATG gaGAGAAATAATCCGTCTGAAACATTTTGGGCAATGGTGATTCATTTTCTTCAGATCTGCTTCCTCCTTCTTTTAAAAG aaTCACATGGGCAGCAAGAGGTCTTCTCCTTTCCAGAAAAACTGATGGCACTGAAGGGCTCATGTGTGGAGATCCCATGTATTCTCAGTTATCCAGGACACCATGTGATGTGGTATGTTTATGATGAAGACAAGCATCATGTGATTGTTAGCAGCGACAACACCACATCAATTTTATCTCATTACAAACACCGGACATTACTTGTCCAGCCTACACAACTCGACTGCACTCTGCGCATAGACAATGTGAATGCAGAAGATGGAAAACATTATTATCCAGGAGTCGATAATGTTACGGCTTATGAGATCAACCGGAGGATGGTTAAAATAGATGTCAAAG ATTCCATTTGGCCTTCTCTTCAAAAACCAAACGATATTGCTGAAGGAACAATTGCAGTCGCTACATGCAAAGCAATACATACATGTGCCTCTAGACCTCCAAAATTCAAGTGGAACAAGGAATTTGATTTAATCGAGAGGAAAACCACCACACAAAGTCCCATGAATCCAGAGCTGACAGAAACTTCAATAATAAACATGAATCCTAAAGATTCGGACGACAGAACGGAAATTAAGTGTACAGTTAATTACCCCAATGGACAATCAAGCCTGGTATCCAGTCCAATCAGAGTCAATT ATCCACCCAAAAACACAACGGTTTCTATTCTCGGAGATCCTGATATACAAGAGGGAGATGAGGTTACGTTATCATGTAATTGCAGGGCCAACCCAGAAATACAGACCTACCTATGGTTCAAGGGAATGGAGTCAGCAGGTGAAGGGCAGAATATTACCCTGAAGAACGTGAAATGGACAATTGAACCCTATTCCTGCACTGCACGGAATATTCAAGGAGAGGGAAAATCCGCTGGTGTTGTCATTCCAGTAAAAT atgctGCAAAGGGAGTGCAGattattaaatatgaaaacataGATGGGAGTATTGAACTACAGTGCAAAGTTTTCAGCAGCAATCCAAAAATTACGCACTTCACATGGCTGAGGGATAATATTCCTTTAATAACCCAGAAAAACCCAACTCTGTTGCTGAATAACTCAGAGATAAACTCTGGGGAATACAACTGTGTTGCCCACAATCTGATTGGAAATGCTTCCTCTGATACCAAGGTTTCTGTTGCAATGAAAG cAGAGACTCCAAATTACACAGACAGTGCCTCGGAGCAAACATCATCTATGTATGGACTCATTGCTCTCCTCCCTATTCTGCtgattttgttctttattttgaG AAGACTTAAAATCAAATGGTGTCCATTAAACCAAGGAAGCAACAATGCG gaatcacAGTTCTCTGAACCTATATACCTCGATATTAAAGAGAGAGACCGATTTAAAGAATCCTCTGACGTCAAG GATTCTACATCTGCCGACAATCCCTACACTGCACTCACCAAGAGAGAGAGTCTCATATACGGTGACATCAAG GGTTCTCAGTCTACTGACCATGCCTACAGTGCACTTCATTTACAAGACGATGAGCCATATGATGAAATCAAG ACTGGAATCACTGCACAAAATGACCCCGAATGA
- the LOC108696831 gene encoding B-cell receptor CD22 isoform X4 — translation MVIHFLQICFLLLLKESHGQQEVFSFPEKLMALKGSCVEIPCILSYPGHHVMWYVYDEDKHHVIVSSDNTTSILSHYKHRTLLVQPTQLDCTLRIDNVNAEDGKHYYPGVDNVTAYEINRRMVKIDVKDSIWPSLQKPNDIAEGTIAVATCKAIHTCASRPPKFKWNKEFDLIERKTTTQSPMNPELTETSIINMNPKDSDDRTEIKCTVNYPNGQSSLVSSPIRVNYPPKNTTVSILGDPDIQEGDEVTLSCNCRANPEIQTYLWFKGMESAGEGQNITLKNVKWTIEPYSCTARNIQGEGKSAGVVIPVKYAAKGVQIIKYENIDGSIELQCKVFSSNPKITHFTWLRDNIPLITQKNPTLLLNNSEINSGEYNCVAHNLIGNASSDTKVSVAMKAETPNYTDSASEQTSSMYGLIALLPILLILFFILRRLKIKWCPLNQGSNNAESQFSEPIYLDIKERDRFKESSDVKDSTSADNPYTALTKRESLIYGDIKGSQSTDHAYSALHLQDDEPYDEIKTGITAQNDPE, via the exons ATGGTGATTCATTTTCTTCAGATCTGCTTCCTCCTTCTTTTAAAAG aaTCACATGGGCAGCAAGAGGTCTTCTCCTTTCCAGAAAAACTGATGGCACTGAAGGGCTCATGTGTGGAGATCCCATGTATTCTCAGTTATCCAGGACACCATGTGATGTGGTATGTTTATGATGAAGACAAGCATCATGTGATTGTTAGCAGCGACAACACCACATCAATTTTATCTCATTACAAACACCGGACATTACTTGTCCAGCCTACACAACTCGACTGCACTCTGCGCATAGACAATGTGAATGCAGAAGATGGAAAACATTATTATCCAGGAGTCGATAATGTTACGGCTTATGAGATCAACCGGAGGATGGTTAAAATAGATGTCAAAG ATTCCATTTGGCCTTCTCTTCAAAAACCAAACGATATTGCTGAAGGAACAATTGCAGTCGCTACATGCAAAGCAATACATACATGTGCCTCTAGACCTCCAAAATTCAAGTGGAACAAGGAATTTGATTTAATCGAGAGGAAAACCACCACACAAAGTCCCATGAATCCAGAGCTGACAGAAACTTCAATAATAAACATGAATCCTAAAGATTCGGACGACAGAACGGAAATTAAGTGTACAGTTAATTACCCCAATGGACAATCAAGCCTGGTATCCAGTCCAATCAGAGTCAATT ATCCACCCAAAAACACAACGGTTTCTATTCTCGGAGATCCTGATATACAAGAGGGAGATGAGGTTACGTTATCATGTAATTGCAGGGCCAACCCAGAAATACAGACCTACCTATGGTTCAAGGGAATGGAGTCAGCAGGTGAAGGGCAGAATATTACCCTGAAGAACGTGAAATGGACAATTGAACCCTATTCCTGCACTGCACGGAATATTCAAGGAGAGGGAAAATCCGCTGGTGTTGTCATTCCAGTAAAAT atgctGCAAAGGGAGTGCAGattattaaatatgaaaacataGATGGGAGTATTGAACTACAGTGCAAAGTTTTCAGCAGCAATCCAAAAATTACGCACTTCACATGGCTGAGGGATAATATTCCTTTAATAACCCAGAAAAACCCAACTCTGTTGCTGAATAACTCAGAGATAAACTCTGGGGAATACAACTGTGTTGCCCACAATCTGATTGGAAATGCTTCCTCTGATACCAAGGTTTCTGTTGCAATGAAAG cAGAGACTCCAAATTACACAGACAGTGCCTCGGAGCAAACATCATCTATGTATGGACTCATTGCTCTCCTCCCTATTCTGCtgattttgttctttattttgaG AAGACTTAAAATCAAATGGTGTCCATTAAACCAAGGAAGCAACAATGCG gaatcacAGTTCTCTGAACCTATATACCTCGATATTAAAGAGAGAGACCGATTTAAAGAATCCTCTGACGTCAAG GATTCTACATCTGCCGACAATCCCTACACTGCACTCACCAAGAGAGAGAGTCTCATATACGGTGACATCAAG GGTTCTCAGTCTACTGACCATGCCTACAGTGCACTTCATTTACAAGACGATGAGCCATATGATGAAATCAAG ACTGGAATCACTGCACAAAATGACCCCGAATGA